From one Lycium ferocissimum isolate CSIRO_LF1 chromosome 7, AGI_CSIRO_Lferr_CH_V1, whole genome shotgun sequence genomic stretch:
- the LOC132065731 gene encoding dof zinc finger protein DOF2.4-like — protein sequence MVFSSFPVYLDHPNLHQLQQQPDHQQGNPGLDNPQLPPLLPPTQMGGGLGSIRPGSMVDRARMAKLPLPEAGLKCPRCESSNTKFCYYNNYNLLQPRHFCKNCRRYWTKGGALRNVPVGGGCRRNKRSKSSNNNNNNSKATGGGQMGNSNTTTRASPSSCSMEMTGHHFSQASTQFTPLMAAFQNLNNYGGFQPPLGEMGFQIGSTNNSNNLLPSLAANFEHHPTNLYPNFQADQGTSIEASNGVSQVKMEDNNRQGMNSTKQFLGTLENNQYWGGANANSWTGFSTLNNSSTTSHLL from the exons atggttttctcttcttttccagTCTATTTAGATCATCCTAATTTGCACCAG TTACAACAACAGCCTGATCATCAGCAAGGAAACCCTGGCCTTGACAATCCTCAGCTTCCGCCTCTCCTGCCACCCACTCAGATGGGTGGCGGGCTGGGCTCGATCAGGCCCGGTTCTATGGTCGATCGAGCCCGGATGGCCAAGCTTCCGCTTCCAGAAGCTGGCCTAAAGTGTCCAAGGTGCGAATCCTCGAATACTAAGTTCTGCTACTACAACAACTACAACCTTTTGCAGCCACGTCATTTCTGTAAGAACTGCCGCCGTTATTGGACGAAAGGGGGTGCCTTGAGAAACGTGCCGGTGGGAGGCGGCTGCCGGAGGAATAAAAGAAGTAAAAgcagtaacaacaacaataacaactcaaaagcAACAGGAGGAGGGCAAATGGGTAATTCTAATACTACAACAAGGGCAAGTCCTTCAAGTTGTAGCATGGAAATGACTGGACACCACTTTTCACAAGCATCTACACAATTTACACCCCTTATGGCTGCTTTCCAAAACCTAAATAATTATGGAGGATTTCAGCCTCCTCTTGGTGAAATGGGATTTCAGATAGGGAGTACTAATAATAGCAACAATTTATTGCCATCTTTGGCAGCTAACTTTGAGCATCATCCAACAAATTTGTACCCTAATTTTCAAGCTGATCAAGGTACTAGTATTGAAGCATCAAACGGGGTTTCTCAAGTGAAAATGGAGGATAATAATCGACAAGGGATGAATTCAACCAAACAGTTTTTGGGTACTCttgaaaataatcaatattGGGGTGGTGCAAATGCAAATTCTTGGACGGGATTTTCTACTCTCAATAACTCATCTACAACCAGCCATCTTCTATAA